In Bacilli bacterium PM5-9, the genomic window GCTTTAATGGGTGAAAATGGAGCAGGGAAATCAACGTTAATGAAGATTTTAACAGGAGTTTATCAAGCTGATAGTGGTGATATTTATGTTGATGGTGATTTAAAAAAATATAAACATCCAAGAAAAGCAGAAGAAGATGGAATTGTTTTTATTCATCAAGAATTAAATATTCTACCTCACATGTCAGTTACTGATAATATTTTCTTAAACAAAGAAATTACTAATGGTTTTTTAGTAAACCAAAAAGAAATGGATAAGCAAGCAAAGAAATTATTAAATGATTTAGGATTAGATATTGATGTATGTAAAGATGCATCTAAATATTCAGTGGGACAACAACAAATCATTGAGATTGCTAAAGCTCTAAAAGAACAAGCTAAGCTAATTATTATGGATGAACCAACAGCAGCTTTATCAGAAAAAGAAACAGTTAAATTATTTGAAATAATCGAAAACTTAAAAAATCAAGGAATTACAATAATTTATATTTCACATCGTATGGAAGAAGTCTTTAAGTTATGTGATTATGTATCGGTTTTAAGAGATGGGATGTTTATTGATACACTTGATGTTAAAAATACCAGCAATAACGATATTATTAAGTTAATGGTTGGTCGAGAAATAGTTGATATTTATCCAAAGAAAGATAAATATCTTGATGAAATAACTTTAAGTGTTAATTCAATAACAAAAAAATCTAAATATAATGATATATCTTTTGAACTACATAAAGGTGAAATATTAGGATTTGCTGGGTTAATGGGATCAGGAAGAACAGAAGTAATGCATGGAATTTTTGGTTCTGATCCATTTGATGAAGGTGAAATATTTGTAGCTGGAAAAAACATTAATAATAAAATTGAAGCAAGTATTGAAAATAAGATTGCCTTTATAACTGAGGATAGAAAAAGCCAAGGAATAATTACTGACTTTGATATTAAAGATAATATTGTAATGACAAATTATGATTCAGTATTAAAGAAATGGCGTTTAAGTAATACAAGACAGCATGAAGTTAGTAAAAAATATATTGATATGTTAAATATTAAGTGTTCAGGTGTTCATCATTTATTAAAGAAAATGAGTGGTGGAAATCAACAGAAAGTTGTTATTGGAAAATGGCTTAATATTAGTCCAAATATTCTAATAATGGATGAACCAACTCGTGGTGTTGATGTTGGAGCAAAACAAGAAATATATTCAATTATGAAAAAACTATGTGAAGATGGTTTATCAATTATTCTTGTATCATCTGAAATGCCAGAAGTATTGGGAATGTCAGATCGAGTTGCAGTAATGCATGAAGGAAAGTTAATGAAAATTTTAGATAAAGAAGAAGCTAGTCAAGAAAAAGTAATGCAACTAGCAACCGGAGGTAATGATAGTGTTTAAGAATAGAGATATTAGTAAATATACAGCGTTAATTGCATTTGCAGTACTTTTTATTGCATTAAGTATTTTAACAGATAGTTTTTTA contains:
- a CDS encoding ribose transport system ATP-binding protein (product_source=KO:K10441; cath_funfam=3.40.50.300; cog=COG1129; ko=KO:K10441; pfam=PF00005; smart=SM00382; superfamily=52540), yielding MKVQFKNINKAFNGVNVLNDISLTINGGIHALMGENGAGKSTLMKILTGVYQADSGDIYVDGDLKKYKHPRKAEEDGIVFIHQELNILPHMSVTDNIFLNKEITNGFLVNQKEMDKQAKKLLNDLGLDIDVCKDASKYSVGQQQIIEIAKALKEQAKLIIMDEPTAALSEKETVKLFEIIENLKNQGITIIYISHRMEEVFKLCDYVSVLRDGMFIDTLDVKNTSNNDIIKLMVGREIVDIYPKKDKYLDEITLSVNSITKKSKYNDISFELHKGEILGFAGLMGSGRTEVMHGIFGSDPFDEGEIFVAGKNINNKIEASIENKIAFITEDRKSQGIITDFDIKDNIVMTNYDSVLKKWRLSNTRQHEVSKKYIDMLNIKCSGVHHLLKKMSGGNQQKVVIGKWLNISPNILIMDEPTRGVDVGAKQEIYSIMKKLCEDGLSIILVSSEMPEVLGMSDRVAVMHEGKLMKILDKEEASQEKVMQLATGGNDSV